In Gordonia phthalatica, one genomic interval encodes:
- a CDS encoding APC family permease, with protein MSTMSKVSVATKRLLLGRPFRSDRLGHTLLPKRIALPVFASDAMSSVAYAPQEIFLVLSIAGISAYTLAPWVAVAVAVVMVVVVASYRQNVHAYPSGGGDYEVATVNLGSNAGLTVASALLVDYVLTVAVSVTSAAENIGSAIPLVHSNKVWFCVIGIALLAAVNLRGIKESGAVLALPTYAFIVGVLLMLGWGAVQIFVLGDSVEAETSGYGIVAEHPDMMGLAMAFLVARSFSSGCAALTGVEAISNGVPAFRKPKSRNAATTLLLLGSFSIALLLGIVMLAQKIGAKYVMNPVQDLTGLPDGYQQKSILAQLAEAVFRGFPPGFYFIAVVTALILLLAANTAFNGFPVLGSVLAQDRYLPRQLHTRGDRLAFSNGIVFLALAASAFVIAFGAEVTSLIQLYIVGVFVSFTLSQTGMVRHWTRHLKTETDPDARNRMQRSRVINAIGMVMTGTVLIVVLITKFTAGAWMAILAMVGLFIIMKLIHRHYTAIEQELELDDADLDDEVLPSRSHAVVLVSTLHLPTRRAVRYARATRPDDLEAITVNVDDRDTRILVSEWEESDITVPLKVLASPYREITRPIINYVRRLRRESPRDVITVFIPEYVVGHWWEQILHNQSAFRLKTRLLFEPGVMVTSVPWQLNSSESRARRAELKYNAPGTLRRGFTAAAAAQAAKDRQAAQKKNNQNSPQQKGDDAR; from the coding sequence GTGTCCACGATGTCGAAGGTGTCGGTCGCGACCAAGAGGCTCCTGCTCGGAAGGCCCTTCCGCAGTGATCGCCTCGGTCATACGCTCCTGCCGAAACGAATCGCGCTCCCGGTGTTCGCCTCCGACGCGATGTCGTCGGTCGCCTACGCGCCCCAGGAGATCTTCCTGGTGCTCTCCATCGCCGGCATCAGCGCCTACACCCTCGCACCCTGGGTCGCCGTGGCCGTCGCCGTGGTCATGGTGGTGGTGGTCGCGAGCTATCGGCAGAACGTCCACGCGTACCCGTCCGGCGGCGGCGACTACGAGGTCGCGACCGTCAACCTCGGCTCCAACGCCGGTCTCACGGTCGCGTCGGCCCTGCTCGTCGACTACGTCCTGACCGTCGCGGTGTCGGTGACCTCGGCCGCGGAGAACATCGGCTCCGCGATCCCGCTGGTGCACTCCAACAAGGTGTGGTTCTGCGTCATCGGCATCGCGCTCCTGGCGGCGGTGAACCTGCGCGGCATCAAGGAGTCCGGTGCCGTCCTGGCGCTGCCGACCTATGCGTTCATCGTCGGCGTCCTGCTCATGCTGGGCTGGGGAGCGGTGCAGATCTTCGTGCTCGGCGACTCGGTCGAGGCCGAGACCTCCGGGTACGGCATCGTCGCCGAGCATCCCGACATGATGGGGCTGGCGATGGCCTTCCTCGTCGCGCGATCGTTCTCGTCCGGCTGTGCGGCCCTGACCGGTGTGGAGGCCATCAGCAACGGCGTGCCGGCGTTCCGGAAGCCGAAGTCGCGCAACGCGGCGACGACCCTGCTCCTGCTCGGCTCGTTCTCGATCGCGCTCCTGCTCGGCATCGTGATGCTGGCGCAGAAGATCGGCGCCAAGTACGTGATGAACCCGGTGCAGGATCTGACCGGGCTGCCCGACGGGTACCAGCAGAAGTCGATCCTGGCGCAGCTGGCGGAGGCCGTCTTCCGCGGCTTCCCGCCCGGATTCTACTTCATCGCCGTCGTCACCGCCCTCATCCTGTTGCTCGCCGCCAACACCGCGTTCAACGGCTTCCCGGTGCTGGGCTCGGTCCTGGCGCAGGACCGCTACCTGCCGCGCCAGCTCCACACCCGCGGCGACCGCCTGGCCTTCTCCAACGGCATCGTCTTCCTCGCCCTGGCCGCGAGCGCCTTCGTCATCGCCTTCGGCGCCGAGGTCACCTCGCTGATCCAGCTGTACATCGTCGGCGTGTTCGTCTCCTTCACCCTCAGCCAGACGGGCATGGTCCGGCACTGGACCCGGCACCTGAAGACCGAGACCGACCCCGACGCGCGGAACCGCATGCAGCGCTCTCGCGTCATCAACGCCATCGGCATGGTGATGACCGGCACGGTCCTGATCGTCGTGCTGATCACCAAGTTCACCGCCGGCGCGTGGATGGCGATCCTCGCGATGGTCGGCCTGTTCATCATCATGAAGCTGATCCACCGGCACTACACCGCCATCGAGCAGGAGTTGGAGCTCGACGACGCCGACCTCGACGACGAGGTGCTGCCGAGCCGCAGCCACGCCGTCGTCCTCGTGTCGACGCTGCACCTGCCGACCCGCCGCGCCGTGCGCTACGCCCGGGCCACCCGCCCCGACGACCTCGAGGCCATCACCGTCAACGTCGACGACCGCGACACCCGGATCCTGGTGAGCGAATGGGAGGAGAGCGACATCACGGTGCCGCTCAAGGTCCTCGCCTCGCCGTACCGGGAGATCACCCGGCCCATCATCAACTACGTGCGACGGCTCCGCCGCGAGTCGCCGCGCGACGTCATCACCGTCTTCATCCCCGAGTACGTGGTCGGCCACTGGTGGGAGCAGATCCTGCACAACCAGTCCGCGTTCCGACTCAAGACGCGGCTGCTCTTCGAGCCCGGTGTCATGGTGACATCGGTCCCGTGGCAGCTGAACTCGTCGGAGAGCCGGGCGCGCCGCGCCGAGCTCAAGTACAACGCCCCCGGCACGCTGCGCCGCGGGTTCACCGCCGCGGCGGCGGCGCAGGCGGCGAAGGACCGGCAGGCGGCGCAGAAGAAGAACAACCAGAACAGTCCGCAGCAGAAGGGCGACGACGCGCGATGA
- a CDS encoding class I SAM-dependent RNA methyltransferase — MTGTDGLVELEVTGYANGGAGIARSGGRVVFVDGALPGETVLAAITDDKHAAYARAYAEKIVVASEHRVESACPAAAAGAGCCDLSHVTGEHARELGASALADVLRRIGGFSLDELPAPAVEALAPESTGWRIRTRLAVGRDGRAGLRGRRSSTIITEPCAAPVAGLLDDVDALGAKPGTELVLMSGADGDRHAGELEVLATGGGRSGNQRGGRRRNAQRSRGARSGPRALRNLEGDDLVTHRVGDRSWEVPVTGFWQAHRNAPKTYVDAAVTMLAGVGVTGRVHAWDLYGGAGVFTASILDRGPAHGFEVTGVDLVDTDPGALAAAEVTLADDAVRIHRGAVASTLPGLEHAQIVVSDPPRSGSGLAVVDAIAAAGPDAVVHVGCDAASFARDLGRFAASGYRVRAWRAFDAFPMTHHIEAIAVLTR, encoded by the coding sequence ATGACCGGAACCGATGGCCTCGTGGAACTCGAGGTGACCGGCTATGCCAACGGCGGCGCGGGGATCGCTCGATCGGGTGGGCGCGTCGTCTTCGTCGACGGCGCGCTGCCCGGTGAGACGGTGCTCGCCGCCATCACCGACGACAAGCATGCGGCGTATGCCCGGGCGTATGCCGAGAAGATCGTCGTCGCGTCGGAGCATCGGGTGGAGTCGGCGTGTCCGGCGGCCGCCGCGGGCGCGGGCTGCTGCGACCTCAGCCATGTGACCGGTGAGCACGCGCGGGAGCTCGGCGCCTCGGCCCTCGCGGACGTGCTGCGTCGGATCGGCGGGTTCTCGCTCGACGAGCTGCCGGCACCCGCTGTCGAGGCTCTGGCACCGGAGTCGACCGGATGGCGCATCCGGACCCGCCTCGCCGTGGGTCGGGACGGTCGTGCCGGACTCCGCGGTCGACGGTCCTCGACGATCATCACCGAGCCGTGCGCGGCACCGGTCGCGGGCCTCCTCGACGACGTCGATGCGCTCGGCGCGAAGCCGGGCACCGAGCTCGTGCTCATGTCGGGAGCGGACGGCGACCGCCACGCGGGGGAGCTGGAGGTCCTCGCGACCGGCGGAGGACGCAGCGGGAACCAGCGCGGCGGTCGTCGCCGCAACGCCCAGCGGTCCCGGGGTGCGCGCAGCGGCCCGCGCGCGCTCCGCAATCTGGAGGGCGACGACCTCGTCACCCATCGGGTCGGCGACCGGTCGTGGGAGGTGCCGGTCACGGGATTCTGGCAGGCGCACCGCAACGCGCCGAAGACCTATGTGGACGCCGCGGTCACCATGCTGGCGGGTGTCGGCGTCACCGGACGGGTGCACGCCTGGGACCTCTACGGCGGCGCAGGCGTGTTCACCGCGTCGATCCTCGATCGCGGACCCGCCCACGGCTTCGAGGTGACCGGCGTCGATCTCGTCGACACCGATCCGGGCGCCCTCGCGGCCGCCGAGGTGACCCTGGCCGACGACGCGGTCCGCATCCATCGCGGAGCCGTCGCCTCCACGCTGCCCGGACTGGAGCACGCGCAGATCGTCGTGAGCGACCCGCCGCGGTCGGGTTCCGGTCTGGCCGTCGTGGACGCGATCGCCGCCGCAGGCCCCGACGCGGTGGTCCACGTCGGGTGCGACGCGGCGTCGTTCGCACGTGATCTCGGTCGCTTCGCCGCGAGCGGATACCGTGTCCGAGCTTGGCGGGCGTTCGACGCCTTCCCGATGACACACCACATCGAGGCCATCGCCGTGCTCACTCGCTGA
- the dxs gene encoding 1-deoxy-D-xylulose-5-phosphate synthase — MGVLDRVDSPADVRACSQEELAELADDIRGFLIQKVAATGGHLGPNLGVVELTLALHRVFDSPTDPILFDTGHQCYVHKIVTGRKDRFDTLRQENGLSGYQDRGESPHDWIESSHASAALSNADGLSKAFEIRGEDRTVVAVVGDGALTGGMCWEALNNIADGDRPVVIVVNDNGRSYAPTIGGLARNLSALRLQPGYERFLESGRRTLKSMPIVGDAAYAVLHGMKSGVKDLVSPQAMFADLGIKYVGPVDGHDLVEMEGALRRAKAFGGPVIVHAVTHKGHGYAPAENDIAEQMHATGKIDPATGKALAESPEDWTSVFSAALVEEGRRRPEVVAITAAMPGPTGLAPFGEKYPKRMFDVGIAEQHGMASAAGLALGGMHPVLAIYSTFLNRAFDQLLMDVALLKLPVTLVLDRSGITGPDGPSHNGMWDLSLLNIVPGMRVAAPRDALRIREELSEALDVADGPSAVRFGKGSVPQDIAAVRRLDDGVDVLVENEESMGGVLIVAVGSMAQVGIDTAALLRGHGVGATVVDPRWVLPVPDSIVDLARAHSAVVTIEDNGVAGGVGSAVEYALEQADVDVPVHRHGVPQDFIAHASRDAILTECGLTPQAIADAIVGGPSRVSLVGPEEPVELDLSEVSS, encoded by the coding sequence ATGGGTGTTCTGGATCGAGTGGACTCACCGGCGGACGTACGCGCCTGCTCGCAGGAGGAGCTGGCCGAACTCGCGGACGACATCCGGGGATTCCTGATCCAGAAGGTCGCCGCGACCGGCGGCCACCTCGGCCCCAACCTCGGCGTCGTCGAACTGACCCTCGCCCTGCATCGGGTCTTCGACTCGCCGACCGATCCCATCCTGTTCGACACCGGCCACCAGTGCTACGTCCACAAGATCGTCACCGGCCGCAAGGACCGCTTCGACACCCTCCGTCAGGAGAACGGGCTGTCCGGCTACCAGGACCGCGGCGAGAGCCCGCACGACTGGATCGAGTCGTCCCACGCGTCGGCGGCCCTCTCCAACGCGGACGGTCTCAGCAAGGCCTTCGAGATCCGCGGCGAGGATCGGACCGTGGTCGCGGTGGTCGGCGACGGCGCCCTCACCGGCGGCATGTGCTGGGAGGCCCTCAACAACATCGCCGACGGCGACCGTCCGGTCGTCATCGTCGTCAATGACAACGGACGGTCGTACGCGCCGACCATCGGCGGCCTCGCGCGCAATCTGTCCGCGCTGCGCCTGCAGCCGGGCTACGAACGCTTCCTCGAGTCCGGCCGCCGCACCCTCAAGAGCATGCCCATCGTCGGCGACGCCGCCTACGCCGTCCTGCACGGCATGAAGAGCGGCGTCAAGGACCTCGTCTCCCCGCAAGCCATGTTCGCCGACCTCGGCATCAAGTACGTCGGCCCCGTGGACGGTCACGACCTCGTCGAGATGGAGGGCGCCCTGCGTCGCGCGAAGGCCTTCGGCGGTCCGGTGATCGTGCACGCGGTCACCCACAAGGGCCACGGCTACGCGCCTGCGGAGAACGACATCGCCGAGCAGATGCACGCCACGGGCAAGATCGATCCCGCCACCGGCAAGGCCCTCGCCGAGTCGCCCGAGGATTGGACCTCCGTGTTCTCCGCCGCCCTCGTGGAGGAGGGACGTCGCCGTCCCGAGGTGGTTGCGATCACGGCTGCCATGCCCGGACCGACCGGCCTCGCGCCGTTCGGTGAGAAGTACCCGAAGCGGATGTTCGACGTCGGCATCGCCGAGCAGCACGGCATGGCGTCGGCCGCCGGCCTGGCGCTGGGCGGCATGCACCCCGTGCTCGCCATCTACTCCACGTTCCTCAACCGGGCCTTCGACCAGCTCCTGATGGACGTGGCGCTGCTGAAGCTGCCGGTCACCCTGGTCCTCGACCGCTCGGGCATCACCGGTCCCGACGGCCCCAGCCACAACGGCATGTGGGATCTGTCGCTGCTGAACATCGTCCCCGGCATGCGGGTGGCCGCCCCGCGCGATGCGCTCCGCATCCGCGAGGAGTTGAGCGAGGCGCTCGACGTGGCCGACGGCCCCAGCGCGGTCCGGTTCGGCAAGGGCAGCGTGCCGCAGGACATCGCGGCCGTGCGACGGCTCGACGACGGCGTCGACGTCCTCGTCGAGAACGAGGAGTCGATGGGCGGCGTGCTCATCGTCGCCGTCGGATCGATGGCTCAGGTCGGCATCGACACCGCCGCACTCCTGCGCGGTCACGGCGTCGGCGCGACCGTCGTCGACCCGCGGTGGGTGCTGCCCGTGCCCGACTCGATCGTCGACCTGGCTCGTGCGCACTCCGCGGTCGTGACGATCGAGGATAACGGTGTCGCCGGCGGCGTCGGCAGCGCCGTCGAGTATGCGCTCGAGCAGGCCGACGTCGACGTCCCCGTGCACCGCCACGGGGTGCCGCAGGACTTCATCGCGCACGCCTCGCGCGACGCGATCCTCACCGAGTGCGGTCTCACACCGCAGGCCATCGCCGACGCGATCGTCGGCGGGCCGTCGCGGGTCTCGCTCGTCGGCCCCGAGGAACCGGTGGAACTGGACCTGTCTGAGGTATCGAGCTAG
- a CDS encoding HRDC domain-containing protein, producing MTESPDDTRAPETVPLATPRDGVPPVLTSPAEFAEAAALLASGTGPVALDTERASGYRYSQRAYLVQIKRTGSGSFLIDPIEHPEALAPVIDALDGPEWILHAADQDLPCLRELGFRAASLFDTELAGRLLNYPKVNLAAMVAEFLHLGLAKGHGAADWSRRPLPADWLNYAALDVEVLVELRDAMAAELSDRGRDEWASQEFDAVLARPPAAPRVDRWRRTSQIHNLRTARQLAVVRELWTAREEIAQRRDIAPGRVLPDSAIVTAATANPSDTHALTKLPVFGGPRQRRQADKWMRAIARAQDLPDSDLPPKKAPHVGPPAYNRWEQRNPEAAARAAAVRPVVHDLAEEIGLPQENLLAPDLVRNLCWDGLADGQTVDGWLSEHGARPWQRELTAAPIDAAL from the coding sequence GTGACGGAGTCGCCGGACGACACCCGGGCGCCCGAGACGGTTCCGCTCGCGACGCCTCGCGACGGCGTCCCTCCGGTCCTCACCAGCCCCGCCGAGTTCGCCGAGGCCGCCGCCCTGCTGGCCTCCGGAACCGGGCCGGTCGCGCTCGACACCGAGCGCGCCAGCGGCTACCGCTATTCGCAGCGCGCCTACCTGGTGCAGATCAAACGCACCGGTTCGGGCAGTTTCCTCATCGATCCGATCGAGCACCCGGAGGCTCTCGCACCGGTCATCGACGCGCTCGACGGGCCCGAGTGGATCCTGCACGCCGCCGATCAGGATCTCCCCTGCCTCCGCGAACTCGGGTTCCGCGCGGCGTCGCTCTTCGACACCGAGCTCGCCGGTCGGCTCCTCAACTATCCGAAGGTCAACCTGGCGGCCATGGTCGCCGAGTTCCTGCATCTGGGTCTGGCGAAGGGGCACGGCGCCGCCGACTGGTCGCGTCGGCCCCTGCCCGCCGACTGGTTGAACTACGCGGCACTCGACGTCGAAGTCCTCGTCGAGCTCCGCGACGCGATGGCCGCGGAACTGAGTGACCGCGGCCGCGACGAGTGGGCGTCACAGGAGTTCGATGCAGTCCTGGCACGACCGCCAGCCGCACCGCGCGTCGACCGTTGGCGCCGCACCTCGCAGATCCACAACCTCCGCACGGCCCGCCAGCTCGCGGTGGTCCGGGAACTGTGGACGGCACGGGAGGAGATCGCGCAGCGCCGGGACATCGCGCCGGGTCGCGTTCTGCCCGACTCGGCGATCGTGACCGCCGCGACCGCCAATCCGTCGGACACGCACGCCCTGACGAAGCTGCCGGTGTTCGGCGGCCCCCGTCAACGGCGCCAGGCCGACAAGTGGATGCGCGCGATCGCCCGCGCTCAAGACCTCCCCGACTCCGACCTGCCGCCGAAGAAGGCGCCGCACGTGGGTCCGCCCGCGTACAACCGGTGGGAGCAGCGCAACCCGGAGGCCGCCGCCCGCGCCGCCGCCGTGCGGCCCGTCGTGCACGACCTCGCCGAGGAGATCGGCCTGCCGCAGGAGAACCTCCTCGCCCCCGATCTGGTGCGGAACCTCTGCTGGGACGGCCTCGCCGACGGTCAGACCGTCGACGGCTGGCTGTCCGAGCACGGTGCCCGACCGTGGCAGCGCGAACTGACTGCCGCGCCCATCGACGCGGCCCTCTAG
- a CDS encoding DUF3000 domain-containing protein, translating to MTTSGAPSEPAEFRDAVASLHDAVVRREIEIGSIRPPQRLAPYSYALGVEVSPPEIDDPALVAVDSAGSAFGRLVLLYDPAGHEAWNGTFRLVAFIQAEVEAALASDPLLPQVAWTWLAEALGVPDGATESQPPLGSDVPAVLALGGTVTATTSVRYGDIAGPPQAHQLELRASWTATSSDLSAHLEAFCEVLASAAGLPPAGVTSLGSVQPS from the coding sequence GTGACCACATCTGGAGCTCCGAGCGAGCCGGCCGAATTCCGCGACGCGGTGGCCTCGCTTCACGACGCCGTCGTGCGCCGCGAGATCGAGATCGGTTCGATCCGTCCCCCGCAAAGACTGGCGCCGTACAGTTACGCCCTCGGCGTCGAGGTGAGTCCGCCCGAGATCGATGATCCGGCGCTCGTCGCCGTCGACTCGGCGGGCAGTGCCTTCGGGCGCCTCGTCCTGCTGTACGACCCGGCGGGACACGAGGCCTGGAACGGCACGTTCCGCCTCGTCGCGTTCATCCAGGCCGAGGTCGAGGCCGCCCTGGCCTCCGATCCCCTGCTGCCGCAGGTCGCGTGGACCTGGCTGGCCGAAGCGCTCGGCGTTCCGGACGGAGCCACCGAGTCGCAGCCGCCGCTGGGCAGCGACGTCCCCGCCGTCCTCGCGCTCGGCGGAACCGTCACGGCGACCACGTCGGTCCGCTACGGCGACATCGCGGGACCGCCCCAGGCACACCAACTCGAATTGCGTGCGTCGTGGACGGCGACCAGCTCGGATCTGAGCGCTCACCTGGAGGCCTTCTGCGAGGTCCTGGCTTCGGCGGCCGGTCTGCCGCCCGCCGGCGTCACCTCGCTCGGTTCGGTTCAGCCCTCGTGA
- the hemE gene encoding uroporphyrinogen decarboxylase gives MPLIAAATGATPSRRPVWFMRQAGRSLPEYREIRAGRGMLESCFEAELVAEITMQPVRRHDTDAAILFSDIVVPLRAAGIDLDIVAGTGPVIASPIRTAADVAGMPRLDPSSVGAVTSAIGMIIDELPDEKALIGFAGAPFTLASYLIEGGPSRTYERTKAMMLAEPDLWHSFMGRIADITIAFLRAQLDAGVDALQLFDSWAGALSKAQYDEYVAPHSARVMAEVAEYGVPRIHFGVGTGELLNSMTDVGVEVIGVDWRIPLDEAADRVGHRVAIQGNLDPTVLLAGDDAVLEREIDKVVAAGERAIAAGTPGHIFNLGHGVMPNTDAGAVTRAVELIHAL, from the coding sequence ATGCCATTGATCGCCGCCGCCACCGGCGCCACCCCGTCACGCCGTCCCGTCTGGTTCATGCGACAGGCCGGCCGATCCCTGCCCGAGTACCGAGAGATCCGTGCCGGACGCGGGATGCTCGAGTCCTGCTTCGAGGCCGAGCTGGTCGCCGAGATCACCATGCAGCCGGTCCGCAGGCACGACACCGACGCGGCGATCCTGTTCTCCGACATCGTCGTTCCGCTGCGCGCGGCGGGTATCGACCTCGACATCGTCGCCGGTACCGGCCCGGTGATCGCCTCGCCGATTCGCACGGCCGCCGACGTCGCGGGAATGCCGCGACTGGACCCCTCCTCGGTCGGCGCGGTCACGTCGGCCATCGGCATGATCATCGACGAACTGCCGGACGAGAAGGCGCTGATCGGTTTCGCCGGCGCCCCGTTCACCCTGGCGTCCTACCTGATCGAGGGTGGACCGAGTCGGACCTACGAGCGCACCAAGGCGATGATGCTCGCCGAGCCCGACCTGTGGCACTCGTTCATGGGGCGGATCGCCGACATCACCATCGCGTTCCTGCGCGCCCAGCTCGACGCAGGCGTCGACGCGCTGCAGCTGTTCGACTCGTGGGCCGGTGCGCTCTCGAAGGCGCAGTACGACGAGTACGTGGCACCGCACTCGGCGCGCGTGATGGCCGAGGTCGCCGAATACGGAGTGCCGCGCATCCACTTCGGAGTCGGCACCGGTGAACTGCTGAACTCCATGACCGACGTCGGGGTCGAGGTGATCGGCGTCGACTGGCGGATCCCGCTCGACGAGGCCGCGGACCGCGTCGGCCACCGCGTCGCGATCCAGGGCAACCTGGATCCGACCGTCCTCCTCGCGGGCGACGACGCCGTCCTGGAACGCGAGATCGACAAGGTGGTCGCCGCCGGGGAGCGGGCGATCGCCGCCGGAACGCCGGGGCACATCTTCAACCTCGGGCACGGCGTCATGCCGAACACCGACGCGGGCGCGGTGACCCGGGCCGTCGAACTGATCCACGCGCTGTGA
- the hemG gene encoding protoporphyrinogen oxidase → MSAVDAPRIAVVGAGVSGLTAAFRLRRRLGVDAVIDVYDAAEQPGGLLCTRTVGGAAVDVGAEAFIVRRPEARDLVAELGLADRVVAPGGMRPAIWADGGLHPLPSPAMMGIPRGPEPMVGLASDDDLQRMAAEPDRPLTWSPDDDPSVGDLVADRFGPSVVARGVDPMLGGVYSALSSSLGLREAIPALARAFDDGAPSLTAAVGRVLDAGAVATGPVFGALRGGYRELVDALVAAGGANLHLGTPVIDLEGGPGRYTLLLDSSVGPKPVDYDAVILAVPIWMAARLLGTVAPEAAAVFETVEPAGSAVVAVAVPASTPLPEHSGVLVATDADLHLKAITLSSQKWPHLRDGDVHTLRTSFGRLGDSVTASDDELVTLASEDLATVFAAAGVPAPVVEDAVVQRWPGGIPHYGPGHLARVRAALALLPAGVGVAGSGYNGVGVPACIGTAGAAVGKVTATLTT, encoded by the coding sequence GTGAGCGCCGTCGACGCACCGCGGATCGCCGTCGTCGGCGCCGGAGTCTCCGGGCTCACGGCCGCGTTCCGGTTGCGTCGACGACTGGGAGTCGACGCGGTGATCGACGTCTACGACGCCGCCGAGCAGCCGGGTGGCCTCCTGTGCACGCGCACCGTCGGCGGAGCCGCCGTCGACGTGGGCGCCGAGGCCTTCATCGTCCGCAGGCCCGAGGCTCGCGACCTGGTCGCTGAGCTCGGCTTGGCCGACCGCGTCGTCGCGCCGGGCGGGATGCGACCGGCGATCTGGGCCGACGGCGGACTCCACCCGCTGCCGAGTCCGGCGATGATGGGCATCCCGCGCGGGCCCGAGCCCATGGTCGGTCTCGCCTCCGACGACGACCTACAGCGGATGGCGGCCGAGCCGGACCGGCCGCTGACCTGGTCGCCGGACGACGATCCGTCGGTCGGCGACCTCGTGGCCGACCGCTTCGGCCCGTCCGTGGTGGCACGCGGCGTGGATCCGATGCTGGGCGGCGTCTACTCGGCGCTCTCGAGCAGTCTCGGCCTGCGCGAGGCCATCCCGGCGCTCGCCCGTGCCTTCGACGATGGCGCCCCATCGCTGACGGCCGCGGTCGGCCGCGTGCTCGACGCCGGCGCGGTCGCCACCGGACCGGTCTTCGGCGCGCTGCGTGGCGGCTACCGCGAACTCGTCGATGCGCTCGTCGCCGCCGGGGGAGCGAACCTCCATCTGGGGACGCCCGTCATCGACCTGGAGGGCGGCCCTGGTCGCTACACGCTGCTACTCGACTCCTCGGTGGGTCCGAAGCCTGTCGACTACGACGCGGTGATCCTCGCGGTGCCGATCTGGATGGCCGCACGGCTGCTCGGCACGGTCGCGCCCGAGGCCGCGGCCGTGTTCGAGACCGTGGAACCGGCCGGATCAGCCGTCGTCGCCGTCGCCGTCCCCGCGTCCACCCCGTTGCCCGAGCACTCCGGCGTCCTCGTCGCCACCGACGCCGACCTGCACCTCAAGGCGATCACCCTCAGCAGCCAGAAGTGGCCGCACCTGCGCGATGGCGACGTCCACACGCTCCGGACCTCCTTCGGGCGGCTCGGCGATTCGGTGACGGCGTCGGACGACGAGCTTGTCACGCTGGCGAGCGAGGATCTGGCCACCGTCTTCGCGGCCGCCGGGGTCCCGGCGCCGGTGGTGGAGGATGCGGTGGTGCAGCGCTGGCCGGGTGGGATCCCGCACTACGGGCCGGGGCACCTGGCCCGTGTCCGGGCTGCGCTGGCCCTGCTTCCGGCGGGCGTCGGGGTCGCCGGATCCGGGTACAACGGGGTCGGAGTGCCCGCCTGCATCGGGACTGCCGGCGCAGCAGTGGGAAAGGTCACCGCGACCCTCACCACCTGA
- the hemQ gene encoding hydrogen peroxide-dependent heme synthase — protein MSRLDYAQLNATVRYLMFSVFKVRAGQLPENRDEVAADLERFLGEVEAKGVVVRGIYDVAGLRADADFMFWWHAETIEQLQDAFSSFQRTTILGRVSDPFWSSAALHRPAEFNKSHVPAFIAGEDPGAYVCVYPFVRSYDWYLLPDEDRRKMLADHGMLARPYKDVRANTVPAFALGDYEWILAFEGPELDRIVDLMRDLRATEARLHVRHEIPFFTGPRVEPAKLANALP, from the coding sequence ATGAGTCGTCTCGATTACGCCCAGTTGAATGCCACAGTTCGCTACCTGATGTTCTCGGTCTTCAAGGTCCGCGCGGGTCAGCTTCCCGAGAACCGCGACGAGGTCGCCGCCGACCTGGAGCGCTTCCTCGGTGAGGTGGAGGCCAAGGGCGTCGTCGTCCGCGGCATCTACGACGTCGCAGGCCTCCGCGCCGACGCTGACTTCATGTTCTGGTGGCACGCCGAGACCATCGAGCAGCTGCAGGACGCGTTCTCGTCGTTCCAGCGGACCACCATCCTCGGCCGCGTCTCCGACCCGTTCTGGAGCAGCGCCGCCCTGCACCGGCCGGCCGAGTTCAACAAGAGCCACGTCCCGGCGTTCATCGCCGGCGAGGACCCGGGCGCCTACGTCTGCGTGTACCCGTTCGTCCGCTCGTACGACTGGTACCTGCTGCCCGACGAGGACCGCCGCAAGATGCTCGCCGACCACGGCATGCTGGCGCGTCCGTACAAGGACGTCCGGGCCAACACCGTTCCGGCGTTCGCGCTCGGCGACTACGAGTGGATCCTCGCCTTCGAGGGCCCCGAGCTGGACCGGATCGTCGACCTGATGCGCGACCTGCGCGCCACCGAGGCACGACTGCACGTCCGCCACGAGATCCCGTTCTTCACCGGACCGCGGGTGGAGCCGGCGAAGCTGGCGAACGCGCTGCCGTGA
- the msrB gene encoding peptide-methionine (R)-S-oxide reductase MsrB has protein sequence MTESQPVESQPVEDPSDLSDLTDEQWRERLTPQEFQVLRKAGTERPFTGEYTDSTAEGVYRCRACGAELFRSTTKFHSHCGWPSFFSPLAGDNVIERVDDSLGMRRTEVLCANCQSHLGHVFAGEGYDTPTDLRYCINSISLRFEGEPQQ, from the coding sequence ATGACCGAATCCCAGCCAGTCGAGTCCCAGCCAGTCGAGGATCCGTCGGATCTCAGCGACCTCACCGACGAGCAGTGGCGCGAGCGCCTCACGCCGCAGGAGTTCCAGGTGCTGCGCAAGGCGGGCACCGAGCGGCCGTTCACCGGTGAGTACACCGATTCGACGGCCGAGGGCGTCTACCGTTGCCGCGCGTGCGGCGCCGAGCTGTTCCGCAGCACGACCAAGTTCCACTCGCATTGCGGGTGGCCGTCGTTCTTCTCCCCGCTCGCCGGCGACAACGTGATCGAACGCGTCGACGACTCCCTCGGAATGCGAAGGACCGAGGTGCTCTGCGCCAACTGCCAGAGCCACCTCGGTCATGTCTTCGCCGGTGAGGGGTACGACACCCCCACCGATCTGCGCTACTGCATCAACTCGATCAGCCTTCGATTCGAGGGCGAACCGCAGCAGTAG